The Papaver somniferum cultivar HN1 chromosome 6, ASM357369v1, whole genome shotgun sequence genome segment TCTTAATTTGCTGCAATCATGGCGAAAATTTTATCCCAAAAGGAAGAAGATATACAGATGCTTTTAGCTGCAGATGCACATCTCGGTACCAAAAATGTAAATTTCCAGATGGAGCGATACGTTTTCAAGAGAAGAGCCGATGGTAATTAGACACAAAACCCCTCTCTGAATCTTCTTTTTTGTTGTGTTTttagagtttctagagtttgatttGATGTTTTGGTTTTGCGGGGTTGTTATTAAATATGTCACTGTGCTTAGATCTGTGAGTGAAAGGATGGATTAGTGTTTCTGTAACTAGATGATTTAGTTAGGGTTTTTGAACCAATGAATAACATGTTTTAGAGATTAAACTAGGGTTTCTTTAGGATACCGCATGTATGTTGCTGTCTGCAATGTAAGAATTGGTACTGGACTTTTACATCTTATTTCTATAACTGAAAGCTATAGAAATGCAAAAATTGGTACATGACTTTTacatcttttttttgtttttgtttttgttttgatcaatAACTTTTACATCTTATTTCCTTGGTCTATTTGCTGAATCTTATTGACGTCACCAGGTCACTCGAATCTAACACTTAGAAGACAGACTAGTTTATCACAGAAAAATCAAATGTATAATCAGCTCGCATTGATGTTTGTTGCTACTGAACACACTGGAATAACtgttcaaacaaaaaaaattcttgttCATGACGGAAAACATTTAAGCTAGTTTTCTTAGTTTATCGAAAATTGCTTTTCATTTATGATGCCATTTACTCTTATAAGTGTCTTCCACTACTAAATTGAAGACTTAAATATTTTTGAAAGAGCATAAATAGCTAGTATTTATGTTATGTTAATGATGATGGTTGATGTTGGTGTTATTTGTATTGGTGAAAGTATATACATATGTTGGTTGGTTATAGTTTTGCTATTCAGATTATTAATGGTTTGTTGTCAGGTATTTACATCATAAACCTTGGAAAAACATGGGAGAAGCTTATGATGGCTGCAAGGGTCATTGTTGCCATTGAAAACCCACAAGACATCATCGTTCAGTCTGCTAGGCCATATGGGCAGAGGGCTGTTTTGAAGTTTGCTCACTACATCGGTGCTCAGCCGCTAGCAGGAAGACACACCCCTGGTACATTCACCAATCAGATGCAGAAATCCTTCACTGAGCCACGTCTTCTCATCCTTACTGACCCAAGAACTGACCATCAAGTACACCTCTCTTTTTTCTGTAGGCTTAATTTGCTTGGCAGCTGAGATTACTCACTGAATGATTGTATGTAGGATGCAGTATCTGTTTGATATATCTCATCTTCGTGTTTATTACGGTTTTGCAGCCAATCAAGGAGGCTGCTCTTGGTAACATTCCCACAATTGCATTCTGTGACACTGACTCACCAATGCCATACGTTGATATTGGTATTCCTGCTAACAACAAGGGAAAGAACAGCATTGGTTGTCTTTTCTGGATGTTGGCAAGGATGGTTCTGCAAATGCGTGGCACCATTCTCCCAGGGCACAAGTGGGATGTGATGGTAA includes the following:
- the LOC113287903 gene encoding 40S ribosomal protein SA-like, producing MAKILSQKEEDIQMLLAADAHLGTKNVNFQMERYVFKRRADGIYIINLGKTWEKLMMAARVIVAIENPQDIIVQSARPYGQRAVLKFAHYIGAQPLAGRHTPGTFTNQMQKSFTEPRLLILTDPRTDHQPIKEAALGNIPTIAFCDTDSPMPYVDIGIPANNKGKNSIGCLFWMLARMVLQMRGTILPGHKWDVMVDLFFYREPEETKDQEVDEGAGPVPDFGVTEYGGAMLANDQWAGDAQWGGDAVAAPALSGGADWTDAGVPAAGVDVAWESVAAPAEAAVIPPAAGWE